The DNA sequence actattaattttatcatctcCTATTTTTGAtacatttctctcttttagCTCGAAATGAAATTAGTAGAAATAATGAGAGGTTAATTGATTCCCACAGATGTTACCTCTACGGCGTGAGCTGCGGCGCAAACATCGTGTACAACACGGCGCTGCGGCTGCCGGAGATGAAGCCGCAGCCGCTGAAGATCGCAGGGACGATTCTGAACCAGCCGTTCATCGGAGGGCAGAAGCGGACGAAGAGCGAGCTGAATCTAGCGACGGATCCGTACTTCCCGCTGCCGGTGATCGACCTGCTGTGGGAGCTGGCGCTGCCCGTGGGGACGGACCGGGACCACCGGTTCTGCAACCCGCTGGCGGACGCGGCGATGAAGGAGAAGGTGAGGAGCCTAGGGAGGTGCTTGGTGATCGGATTCGGCGGCGATCCGCTGGTGGACCGGCAGCAGGAGCTGGTGCAGATGCTGGTGGAGCGTGGGGTGCAGGTGGAGGCGCGTTTCGACGACATCGGATTCCATAACATTGATCTCATTGACAAGCGGAGGGCTAAGGccattcttaattttattaaggAATTTGTATGATGATCAATCTTATTTTACGTCTACacttttgttttcatttttatgtgtgacattacatatttttattttacatagtATTAGCACGAATATACGAGTGTTTGTCTTGTATACTAATCATGTCTTAAACACTTCTCTCAATCAAACCTTATCAaagtgtaaaaaaaatgttactataaaatttggtGGTTCGTTTgataactttaaaaatcaattgaaaaatcataaaatttgaatttatccTCGAtgacaaaaaa is a window from the Salvia hispanica cultivar TCC Black 2014 chromosome 1, UniMelb_Shisp_WGS_1.0, whole genome shotgun sequence genome containing:
- the LOC125200772 gene encoding probable carboxylesterase 9 encodes the protein MKKEQKMSKFNPYDHLNVSLNEDGTLTRYMKLPAAPPNNDPSEAVLSKDVTLSAEKKTWMRLYRPSKISSGTRLPVILYFHPGGWIQMSVAESIIHEFSNRMAAEVPSILVAVDFRLAPEHRLPAQYEDAMDAVAWVQKQADDGDGEPWIKDYGDLNRCYLYGVSCGANIVYNTALRLPEMKPQPLKIAGTILNQPFIGGQKRTKSELNLATDPYFPLPVIDLLWELALPVGTDRDHRFCNPLADAAMKEKVRSLGRCLVIGFGGDPLVDRQQELVQMLVERGVQVEARFDDIGFHNIDLIDKRRAKAILNFIKEFV